From Candidatus Nitricoxidivorans perseverans, the proteins below share one genomic window:
- a CDS encoding DUF4255 domain-containing protein: MSSPLAIAAVTAVLRDLLNNGLIDHNITGSLGSNVDVTAVPPDTIAVDAANGKTQLNLFMHQVTPNTGWRNEGLPSRDGRGARLANPPLALDLHYLLTAYGKAELHGEILLGFAMHLMHETPVLDRQAIRTALGGGTVPGAILPPAFQALSAADLADQVEQIRITPVTMGTEEMSRLWSAMQAHYRPTAAYQVSVVLIEARRATRAALPVLTRGAVDPGSGRERGVVAGASLIPPYPMLTAIEPPNQQLAALPGDTLTLRGHNLEGSGMVARFEHPRLNDPIDLNLGINANGETVSIALPNDAAAQVAWPPGTWNVTLMLQRAGETEARSTNALPLSLAPRLDIPASTAARDAGSGAVTLTLAFTPQVRPGQKVSLNAGGHEALPGGFATQTGSLAFVFPELAAGPQWLRLRVDGADSLLVNRAGTPPQFDATQRMSIPA, encoded by the coding sequence ATGAGCAGCCCGCTGGCCATCGCCGCCGTCACCGCCGTGTTGCGCGATCTGCTCAACAACGGTCTCATCGATCACAACATCACCGGATCGCTGGGCAGCAACGTGGATGTCACGGCCGTGCCGCCCGATACCATCGCGGTGGATGCCGCGAACGGCAAGACGCAACTCAATCTGTTCATGCATCAGGTGACGCCCAACACCGGCTGGCGCAACGAGGGCCTGCCGTCGCGCGACGGGCGCGGCGCGCGCCTCGCCAATCCGCCGCTGGCCCTGGACCTGCATTACCTGCTCACCGCCTACGGCAAGGCGGAACTGCACGGCGAAATCCTGCTGGGGTTTGCCATGCACCTGATGCACGAGACGCCGGTGCTGGACCGGCAGGCCATCCGCACCGCGCTCGGCGGTGGCACCGTGCCCGGCGCCATCCTGCCGCCGGCCTTTCAGGCGCTCTCCGCCGCCGATCTCGCCGATCAGGTCGAGCAGATCAGGATCACGCCGGTGACCATGGGCACGGAGGAAATGTCCAGGCTGTGGTCGGCCATGCAGGCGCATTACCGGCCAACCGCCGCCTATCAGGTATCGGTGGTGTTGATCGAGGCGCGCCGCGCCACGCGCGCCGCATTGCCGGTGCTGACGCGCGGCGCGGTCGATCCGGGCAGTGGCCGCGAACGCGGCGTGGTGGCCGGCGCCAGCCTGATTCCGCCTTATCCCATGCTCACCGCCATCGAGCCGCCGAATCAGCAGCTGGCCGCGCTGCCGGGCGACACGCTAACCCTGCGCGGACACAATCTGGAGGGCAGCGGCATGGTGGCGCGCTTCGAACACCCGCGCCTGAACGACCCGATCGACCTCAACCTGGGCATCAACGCCAATGGCGAAACCGTGAGCATCGCCCTGCCCAACGACGCCGCCGCGCAAGTCGCCTGGCCGCCGGGAACGTGGAACGTCACGCTGATGCTGCAACGCGCGGGCGAAACGGAGGCGCGCAGCACCAACGCGCTGCCCCTGTCGCTGGCGCCGCGTCTCGACATTCCGGCCTCCACCGCCGCGCGCGATGCCGGCAGCGGCGCGGTCACGCTGACGCTGGCATTTACCCCGCAGGTCAGGCCGGGACAAAAAGTCAGCCTCAACGCGGGCGGCCACGAGGCCTTGCCGGGCGGCTTCGCCACGCAAACCGGCAGCCTTGCCTTCGTGTTCCCAGAACTCGCGGCCGGCCCGCAATGGCTGCGGTTGCGTGTCGACGGCGCGGACAGTCTGCTGGTGAATCGCGCCGGGACGCCGCCGCAATTCGACGCAACGCAGCGCATGAGTATTCCGGCATGA
- a CDS encoding phage tail protein, with the protein MAQFTVNARRFDPYKNFKFRVKWDGRYVAGVSKVSALKRSTEVVEHREGGDPSSSRKSPGRTKYEAITLERGVTHDAEFEKWANKVWNYGSGLGSEVSLKDFRKDLILEVYNEAGQLVLAYKLYRCWVSEFQALPDLDANANAVAIQHIKLENEGWERDYEVAEPAEPGFTEPA; encoded by the coding sequence ATGGCACAGTTCACAGTCAACGCACGGCGTTTCGATCCCTACAAGAATTTCAAATTCCGCGTCAAATGGGATGGCCGCTATGTCGCGGGCGTTTCCAAGGTCAGCGCGCTCAAGCGCAGCACCGAGGTCGTCGAGCATCGCGAAGGCGGCGATCCCTCCAGTTCGCGCAAGTCGCCGGGACGCACCAAATACGAGGCCATCACGCTGGAGCGCGGCGTCACGCACGACGCCGAGTTCGAGAAATGGGCCAACAAGGTATGGAATTACGGTTCCGGCCTGGGCAGCGAGGTGTCGCTGAAGGATTTCCGCAAGGACCTCATCCTCGAGGTTTACAACGAGGCCGGGCAACTGGTGCTGGCATACAAGCTGTATCGCTGCTGGGTCTCGGAGTTCCAGGCCCTGCCCGATCTCGACGCCAACGCCAACGCGGTGGCCATCCAGCACATCAAGCTGGAAAACGAGGGATGGGAGCGCGACTACGAAGTGGCCGAGCCGGCCGAGCCGGGCTTCACCGAACCGGCCTGA
- a CDS encoding phage tail sheath subtilisin-like domain-containing protein: MPATLSYPGVYIEEVPSGVRTITGVATSITAFIGRALRGPANDPVRVQSFGEFERRFGGLWRDSTLSYAVQQFFQNGGSDALVVRVHNGAVAATLTLAAGVNLVAANPGKWGEKLRVRVDHNTRPHLPGEPANSLFNLAVRDTATGVTERFLNLSTDPNNARFVTRVLEQESNLVRIVTPPGTVPALRPVAQGNPPAGADPLLDNASSIAFTATGNDGVAITDNQISSASLEAAKQGLWALEKADLFNLLCVPPLTRGAGGDVNAQTRSAAAKYCQQRRAIYVVDPLMAWDEHSDLTGAGGLDSVGWGLARSENAALYFPYLRQPDPLQENRLADFAPCGAVAGIVARTDGQRGVWKAPAGNDATLNGVAELAVKLTDGENGQLNPLAVNCLRAFPVTGRVVWGARTLRGADQLASEWKYLPVRRLALFIEESLFRGSQWVVFEPNDEPLWAQVRLNVGAFMQGLFRQGAFQGSSPRDAYFVKCDKETTTQNDINQGVVNIVVGFAPLKPAEFVVIKIQQIAGQIQI, encoded by the coding sequence ATGCCGGCCACCTTATCCTATCCAGGCGTCTATATCGAGGAAGTGCCCAGCGGCGTGCGCACCATCACCGGTGTGGCGACCTCCATCACCGCCTTCATCGGACGCGCCTTGCGCGGCCCGGCGAACGATCCGGTGCGCGTGCAGAGCTTCGGCGAATTCGAGCGCCGTTTCGGCGGGCTGTGGCGCGACAGCACCCTGAGCTATGCGGTGCAGCAGTTCTTCCAGAACGGCGGCTCCGACGCCCTCGTCGTGCGCGTGCACAACGGCGCGGTCGCGGCGACCCTCACCCTGGCGGCAGGCGTCAACCTGGTCGCGGCCAATCCCGGCAAGTGGGGCGAGAAGCTGCGCGTGAGAGTCGATCACAACACCCGTCCCCACCTCCCCGGCGAGCCGGCCAACAGCCTGTTCAACCTTGCCGTGCGGGATACCGCCACCGGGGTGACCGAGCGTTTCCTCAACCTCTCGACCGACCCCAACAACGCGCGTTTCGTCACGCGGGTGCTGGAGCAGGAATCGAACCTGGTGCGCATCGTCACGCCGCCCGGCACGGTGCCCGCGTTGCGTCCCGTCGCGCAAGGCAATCCTCCCGCAGGCGCCGATCCGCTGCTGGACAACGCCTCGTCCATCGCCTTCACCGCGACTGGCAACGACGGTGTCGCCATCACCGACAACCAGATTTCCTCGGCCTCGCTGGAGGCCGCCAAGCAGGGGTTGTGGGCGCTGGAGAAGGCGGACCTGTTCAACCTGCTGTGCGTTCCGCCGCTCACTCGCGGCGCCGGCGGCGACGTGAATGCGCAAACCCGCAGCGCCGCCGCCAAGTATTGCCAGCAGCGCCGCGCGATCTACGTCGTCGACCCGCTGATGGCCTGGGACGAGCATTCCGATCTCACCGGCGCCGGCGGCCTGGACAGCGTGGGCTGGGGTCTGGCCCGCAGCGAAAACGCCGCGCTGTATTTCCCCTACCTGCGCCAGCCCGACCCGCTGCAGGAAAACCGCCTGGCGGATTTCGCTCCCTGCGGCGCGGTCGCTGGAATCGTGGCCCGCACCGACGGCCAGCGCGGCGTATGGAAGGCTCCCGCCGGCAACGACGCCACGCTCAACGGCGTGGCCGAACTCGCGGTGAAGCTCACCGATGGCGAGAACGGCCAGCTCAATCCGCTGGCGGTGAATTGCCTGCGCGCCTTCCCGGTCACCGGCCGCGTGGTGTGGGGAGCGCGCACGCTGCGCGGCGCGGACCAGCTTGCATCGGAATGGAAATACCTGCCGGTGCGCCGCCTCGCCCTGTTCATCGAGGAAAGCCTGTTCCGCGGCTCCCAGTGGGTGGTGTTCGAACCGAACGACGAGCCGCTGTGGGCGCAGGTACGCCTCAACGTCGGCGCCTTCATGCAGGGCTTGTTCCGCCAGGGGGCGTTCCAGGGCAGTAGCCCGCGCGACGCCTATTTCGTCAAGTGCGACAAGGAGACCACGACCCAGAACGACATCAATCAGGGCGTCGTCAATATCGTCGTGGGCTTCGCGCCGCTCAAGCCCGCCGAGTTCGTGGTGATCAAGATCCAGCAGATCGCCGGCCAGATCCAAATCTGA
- a CDS encoding ATP-binding protein, whose product MNAPDGIQWIEANRHALDGELAWLREFLENALVRKTDNIPEKPSDTSLALDFLCERFGLSAFERMVLLLCAGVELEASIARLCAANQEGSRAEYPTFGLALAALPDPHWSACSPQAPLRHWQLINLGDTSRLATARLSIDERILHFLLGVFAQDDRLSGLLRDLPDALPLPPSQRQQAERLHHLWSEAQGRFPLIGLYGQDLGGACAVAAHACGLLALRPLLMRAHDIPPDAGERALLARLLTRECVLMAGALVIETDNAHEAHLVPLLDRMSCPVILLGKPPAAVRQRCILMEIRKPLATEQLGLWRDALADVPGEDAAEMGGATLPSLTAHFDFSADDIAAAAKEARAETNNGAVPRTLWRICRRRARGGLESLARRIAPHATWDDLVLPAPQLAVLRDVARQVRHRATVYEQWGFAGKSERGLGISALFAGESGTGKTLAAEVLAGELGLDLYRIDLSAVVSKYIGETEKNLERLFAAAETSGAVLLFDEADALFGKRSEVKDSHDRYANIELAYLLQRMESYRGLSILTTNLKSSLDTAFLRRIRFMVQFPFPDVAQRAEIWRRIFPEALPRDELKLDQLARLHVAGGNIRNIAMNAAFLAAEDGTPLSMTHLARAARTEFSKLEKPINEAEMGGWR is encoded by the coding sequence ATGAACGCGCCAGACGGTATTCAATGGATCGAGGCCAACCGGCACGCCCTGGACGGTGAGCTGGCCTGGTTGCGGGAGTTTCTGGAAAACGCGCTCGTCCGCAAGACGGACAATATCCCGGAAAAGCCTTCGGACACCTCGCTTGCCCTCGATTTTCTGTGCGAGCGGTTCGGCCTGTCCGCTTTCGAGCGCATGGTATTGCTGCTTTGCGCCGGCGTGGAACTGGAGGCGTCCATCGCCCGTCTCTGCGCGGCGAATCAGGAGGGCTCCCGCGCCGAATATCCCACCTTCGGCCTGGCGCTCGCGGCCTTGCCCGATCCCCACTGGAGTGCCTGCTCTCCCCAGGCGCCCTTGCGTCACTGGCAGCTGATCAATCTCGGCGACACCTCCAGGCTTGCCACCGCCCGGCTGTCCATCGACGAGCGCATTCTGCATTTCCTGCTCGGCGTTTTTGCCCAGGATGACCGGCTGTCCGGACTGCTGCGCGATCTTCCTGATGCGTTGCCGCTGCCCCCTTCCCAACGACAACAGGCGGAGCGCCTGCATCACCTTTGGAGCGAGGCGCAGGGCCGGTTTCCGCTCATCGGCCTGTATGGCCAGGACCTCGGCGGCGCCTGCGCGGTGGCGGCGCATGCCTGCGGCTTGCTGGCGCTGCGCCCATTGCTCATGCGCGCGCACGACATACCGCCCGACGCCGGTGAGCGCGCGTTGCTGGCGCGGTTGCTCACGCGTGAATGCGTGCTCATGGCTGGCGCGCTCGTTATCGAGACGGACAACGCCCATGAAGCGCATCTCGTCCCGCTGCTCGACCGCATGTCATGCCCCGTGATCCTGCTCGGCAAGCCCCCGGCCGCCGTGCGGCAGCGCTGCATCCTGATGGAGATACGCAAACCGCTGGCTACCGAGCAACTCGGCCTGTGGCGCGATGCGTTGGCGGATGTTCCAGGGGAGGATGCGGCGGAGATGGGCGGCGCGACGCTGCCGTCCCTCACGGCGCATTTCGATTTCTCCGCCGACGATATCGCCGCCGCCGCGAAAGAGGCGCGCGCGGAAACGAACAACGGCGCCGTGCCGCGGACCCTGTGGCGGATTTGCCGGCGCCGCGCGCGCGGCGGTCTGGAAAGCCTGGCGCGGCGCATCGCGCCGCACGCCACATGGGACGACCTGGTCCTGCCCGCGCCGCAACTGGCCGTTCTTCGCGACGTCGCGCGCCAGGTCCGCCACCGCGCCACGGTTTACGAGCAGTGGGGCTTCGCCGGCAAAAGCGAACGAGGGCTCGGCATCAGCGCGCTGTTCGCGGGCGAGAGCGGCACCGGCAAGACGCTGGCGGCGGAGGTCTTGGCGGGCGAGCTGGGACTCGATCTTTACCGCATCGACCTCTCGGCGGTGGTGAGCAAATACATCGGCGAGACCGAAAAGAACCTTGAACGGCTCTTCGCCGCGGCGGAGACCAGCGGCGCGGTGCTGCTGTTCGACGAAGCGGACGCGCTGTTCGGCAAGCGCAGCGAAGTCAAGGACAGCCACGACCGCTACGCCAACATCGAACTCGCCTATCTGTTGCAGCGCATGGAGTCCTATCGGGGGCTGTCGATACTGACCACCAATTTGAAGTCGTCGCTCGACACCGCCTTCCTGCGGCGCATCCGCTTCATGGTGCAATTCCCGTTCCCGGACGTGGCGCAACGCGCCGAGATCTGGCGGCGCATATTTCCCGAGGCATTGCCCCGCGACGAACTCAAGCTCGATCAATTGGCGCGCCTGCACGTCGCCGGCGGCAACATCCGCAACATCGCCATGAACGCCGCCTTCCTTGCCGCGGAGGACGGTACGCCCCTGTCCATGACCCACCTCGCCCGTGCCGCGCGCACCGAATTCTCGAAACTGGAAAAGCCGATCAACGAGGCGGAAATGGGAGGCTGGCGATGA
- a CDS encoding SCO family protein, whose product MAFLTRLVLLAVAALIAACSDPHPASGAPPGGDFVLRSSDGPLDTRTQRGKVLLLYFGYTNCPDICPASLGNGAQALNRLSADERARVRLIMVSVDPERDTPERLREYTAYFHPEMIGLTGTAAEIAAVAKLYGAGYVRQPPRVDGGYAVDHSSQTYVIDRDGGLAAVLDLGAPVDKVVETVRKLL is encoded by the coding sequence ATGGCATTCCTCACTCGTCTGGTCCTGTTGGCCGTTGCCGCGCTGATCGCGGCCTGTTCCGACCCCCATCCCGCTTCCGGCGCGCCGCCCGGCGGCGATTTCGTCCTCCGTTCATCGGACGGGCCGCTCGACACGAGAACGCAGCGCGGCAAGGTGCTGCTGCTCTATTTCGGCTACACGAACTGCCCCGACATCTGCCCGGCTTCTCTCGGCAACGGCGCCCAGGCGCTGAACCGCCTGAGCGCCGACGAGCGTGCCCGGGTCAGGCTCATCATGGTGAGCGTCGACCCCGAGCGCGACACGCCCGAACGCCTGAGGGAATACACGGCCTATTTCCATCCCGAAATGATCGGCCTTACCGGCACCGCCGCGGAGATCGCCGCCGTGGCGAAACTCTACGGCGCCGGCTATGTCCGCCAGCCGCCGCGGGTCGACGGCGGCTATGCCGTCGACCACAGTTCGCAGACCTATGTGATTGATCGCGATGGCGGGCTCGCCGCCGTGCTCGACCTCGGCGCGCCGGTCGACAAGGTGGTCGAAACGGTGAGGAAACTGCTGTGA
- a CDS encoding TlpA family protein disulfide reductase: MKRILQILFLLALSACGGGEPPAKLNVGDMAPTFQTHRLDGAPAHFPAAWAGKPVVIRFWADWCKFCEGEMKAIEAVYRRHRDKGLEVIAVNAGQDKATVGAFVGKIGVTYPALLDEKSAIARQYGVVGLPTTYFVDGKGIVRGKIVGEADEATFERHALELIR, translated from the coding sequence ATGAAACGCATCCTTCAGATACTCTTTCTTCTCGCGCTCTCGGCCTGTGGCGGCGGAGAACCGCCCGCCAAGCTCAATGTCGGGGACATGGCGCCGACCTTTCAGACACACCGGCTTGACGGCGCGCCGGCGCATTTTCCCGCCGCCTGGGCCGGCAAGCCCGTCGTCATTCGCTTCTGGGCCGACTGGTGCAAGTTCTGCGAGGGCGAGATGAAGGCCATCGAGGCCGTCTACCGGCGCCACAGGGACAAGGGCCTCGAAGTGATCGCCGTCAATGCCGGCCAGGACAAGGCCACGGTCGGGGCGTTTGTCGGGAAGATCGGCGTCACCTATCCGGCGCTGCTGGACGAGAAATCCGCCATCGCCAGGCAATACGGCGTCGTCGGTCTGCCGACGACCTATTTCGTCGATGGGAAGGGCATCGTGCGCGGCAAGATCGTCGGCGAGGCCGACGAGGCGACCTTCGAGCGCCACGCGCTGGAACTGATTCGATGA
- a CDS encoding ABC transporter ATP-binding protein encodes MIELAAIRKAFNQGKPNEYWALNGVDLSIEARKVTALRGPSGSGKTTLLTIVGCLARPTTGRVKFRGEDISGLPERFLTDIRRVSFGFVFQQFNLVKGLSALDNVMLPAAPTGRPHREVREKATELLERLKLAHRSEARVEWLSGGEQQRVAIARALLNDPEVVIADEPTANLDTALSKQFMGILEEINAEGRTVLLTSHDPLVVESAAVHRVVAMRDGRIVEE; translated from the coding sequence ATGATTGAACTCGCCGCCATCCGCAAGGCCTTCAACCAGGGCAAGCCCAACGAATACTGGGCGCTGAACGGCGTCGACCTTTCCATCGAGGCGAGGAAGGTCACGGCGCTGCGCGGCCCCAGCGGATCGGGCAAGACGACGCTCCTGACCATCGTCGGCTGCCTGGCGCGCCCGACGACGGGTCGCGTGAAATTCCGCGGCGAGGACATCTCGGGCTTGCCGGAGCGTTTTCTCACCGATATCCGGCGCGTGAGCTTCGGCTTCGTCTTCCAGCAATTCAATCTCGTCAAGGGGCTCTCGGCGCTCGACAACGTCATGTTGCCCGCGGCGCCCACCGGCCGGCCGCACCGCGAGGTTCGCGAGAAGGCGACCGAGCTGCTGGAGCGGCTCAAACTCGCGCACCGGAGCGAGGCGCGCGTCGAATGGCTCTCGGGCGGCGAACAGCAGCGCGTCGCCATCGCACGCGCCCTGCTCAACGACCCCGAGGTCGTGATCGCCGACGAACCGACCGCCAACCTCGATACCGCGCTCTCGAAACAGTTCATGGGCATTCTCGAAGAGATCAACGCCGAGGGCCGCACGGTGCTGCTGACCAGCCACGACCCGCTGGTGGTGGAGTCGGCGGCCGTGCATCGGGTCGTCGCCATGCGCGATGGCAGGATCGTCGAGGAATGA
- a CDS encoding FtsX-like permease family protein, with translation MSPWIEKQRSLIDFTLASLARRKTRNLGLLAVYALLVFVLASVMLFTHALRREATAILEGSPEVILQRMVAGRHDLIPPGYPEKIGRIRGVQAKEGRLWGYYYDPVVKANYTFMVPRHEIAPGTLHIGPGLARERGLAPGNTVSFRSYSGRLFAFTVGAVLPQRSELASADLVLLAERDFRDFFEYPAGHFTDIALSVANPQEVRTVAAKLAAALPDSRPILREEVLRTYASIFDWREGLVLAILSGAIIAFAILAWDKAAGLSAEEKREIGILKAIGWETGDVIRMKFWEGALVSVASFLIGYLAAYIHVFRFDAALFEPVLKGWAVLYPRFSLTPAIDGLAVATLFFFTVVPYTAAVLVPIWRAATTDPDAVMRA, from the coding sequence ATGAGCCCCTGGATCGAAAAGCAGCGCAGCCTGATTGATTTCACGCTGGCCTCGCTTGCGCGCCGCAAGACGCGCAACCTGGGCCTGCTGGCGGTCTATGCGCTGCTGGTGTTCGTGCTGGCCTCGGTCATGCTGTTCACCCATGCCCTGCGCCGGGAGGCGACGGCGATCCTGGAAGGCTCGCCCGAGGTGATCCTGCAGCGCATGGTCGCGGGCCGCCACGACTTGATCCCACCGGGCTACCCGGAGAAGATCGGTCGCATCCGCGGCGTGCAGGCCAAGGAGGGCCGGCTCTGGGGCTACTACTACGACCCGGTGGTCAAGGCCAACTACACCTTCATGGTGCCGAGGCACGAAATCGCGCCGGGAACGCTGCACATCGGGCCGGGCCTTGCCCGCGAGCGCGGCCTGGCGCCCGGCAACACCGTGTCGTTCCGCTCCTACTCGGGCAGGCTGTTCGCCTTCACCGTCGGCGCCGTGCTGCCGCAGCGCTCGGAACTGGCGAGCGCCGACCTCGTGCTGCTGGCGGAGAGGGACTTCCGCGACTTCTTCGAATATCCGGCCGGCCATTTCACCGATATCGCGCTGTCGGTCGCCAACCCGCAGGAGGTGCGCACCGTCGCGGCCAAGCTCGCCGCCGCGCTGCCGGACTCCCGCCCCATCCTGCGCGAGGAAGTGCTGCGCACCTACGCCTCGATCTTCGACTGGCGCGAGGGATTGGTGCTGGCGATCCTGTCCGGCGCGATCATCGCGTTCGCCATCCTCGCCTGGGACAAGGCCGCCGGCCTCTCGGCCGAGGAGAAGCGCGAAATAGGCATCCTCAAGGCCATCGGCTGGGAGACCGGCGACGTCATCAGGATGAAGTTCTGGGAGGGCGCGCTGGTTTCCGTCGCGTCCTTTCTGATCGGCTACCTTGCCGCCTACATCCACGTCTTCCGTTTCGACGCGGCGCTGTTCGAGCCGGTATTGAAGGGCTGGGCCGTGCTCTATCCGCGCTTTTCGCTGACCCCGGCCATCGACGGCCTCGCGGTGGCGACGCTGTTCTTCTTCACCGTCGTGCCCTACACGGCCGCCGTGCTGGTGCCGATCTGGCGCGCGGCGACCACCGATCCCGACGCGGTGATGCGCGCATGA
- a CDS encoding heavy metal translocating P-type ATPase, which yields MNFQVAHRLARRIRLVAPALARQPERCYLLEILLRKHAAVKDVRIVPDIGSATIHYDPAQLPEQRLLAVVDAVIGNIAGAPPPSPPDAAPTDGPVQECNVAVEGMTCASCAALIEMSLRRDPRVREASVNFAAETATVRGRLAREDVFALVKRLGYQPHPMDTPAQRRLLVEREKARLAEAKRRLVRAAWLTAPVMVSGMLMHRSPALRVMDLVLSTAVLFGPGANIFRKAWTLARQREANMDTLIALGAGAAYAYSLPGAFRMHHHVYFESAAGIVSFVLGGRYMEERAKGKASEAIRKLIELQPETAVRTTARGDETVSIDDVRVGDLLRVRPGDKVPTDGEVVEGGSSVDESMLTGESLPVAKGLGDAVVGGCINGNGAFTLRVTAVGGDTVLAGIVKLVDHAQGAKLPVQKLADRISARFVPAVGVVAGLTFGGWLLAGHPVSRSLAHAVAVLLIACPCALGLATPTAIMVGTGQAARRGIYIRNGEALETAAKLTTLVFDKTGTITEGKPVVTDFAAEGVDAARLLALVAGVEDHSEHFLARAIAAFCRTRGVSPAPVVGFEAWPGRGVRARGKGKKGEEILIGNAALLEAAGIDCRAQQAQAQVWAEQGKTPVFVAIDGTSVALFAIADRPREGAREAIALLHRLGLTTIMATGDVEATARHIAREVGIDPVGQVVARAQPADKLALIRRLQEEGHRVGMIGDGINDAPALAAADVGFAIGGGADIAVESADVTLVGGDIARVAAGIDLSRRTMAVIRQNLFWALGYNTVSIPFAAAGRLNPMIASAAMALSSVSVVTNSLRLQR from the coding sequence ATGAATTTCCAAGTCGCCCACCGCCTGGCGCGCCGCATTCGCCTGGTGGCTCCGGCGCTCGCCAGGCAGCCGGAACGCTGCTATCTGCTCGAAATCCTGTTGCGCAAGCATGCGGCGGTGAAGGATGTGCGCATCGTGCCGGACATCGGCTCGGCGACCATCCACTACGATCCCGCGCAACTGCCCGAACAGCGCCTGCTCGCGGTTGTCGACGCGGTGATCGGCAACATTGCCGGTGCGCCGCCGCCTTCGCCTCCCGACGCGGCGCCGACCGACGGTCCGGTGCAGGAGTGCAACGTCGCCGTCGAGGGCATGACCTGCGCCTCCTGCGCGGCGCTGATCGAGATGTCGCTGAGGCGCGATCCGCGCGTGCGCGAGGCCAGCGTGAACTTCGCCGCGGAGACGGCAACCGTGCGCGGGCGGCTCGCGCGCGAGGACGTGTTTGCCCTGGTGAAAAGGCTCGGCTACCAGCCGCATCCGATGGATACGCCGGCCCAGCGCCGCCTGCTCGTGGAGCGCGAGAAGGCGCGGCTGGCGGAAGCGAAGCGCCGCCTTGTCCGGGCCGCCTGGCTCACCGCGCCCGTGATGGTGTCGGGCATGCTCATGCACCGCTCGCCGGCGTTGCGCGTGATGGATCTTGTTCTATCCACGGCCGTGCTTTTCGGCCCCGGCGCCAATATCTTCAGGAAGGCCTGGACGCTGGCCAGGCAGCGCGAGGCCAATATGGACACGCTCATCGCGCTCGGCGCCGGCGCCGCCTATGCCTACAGCCTGCCCGGCGCGTTCCGCATGCACCACCACGTCTATTTCGAGTCGGCGGCCGGCATCGTCAGCTTCGTGCTAGGCGGTCGTTATATGGAAGAGCGCGCCAAGGGCAAGGCTTCCGAGGCGATCCGCAAGCTCATCGAGTTGCAGCCGGAAACGGCCGTCCGCACCACGGCGAGAGGCGACGAGACCGTGTCCATCGACGACGTGCGGGTCGGCGACCTCCTGCGCGTGCGGCCCGGCGACAAGGTGCCGACAGACGGCGAAGTCGTCGAGGGCGGATCGAGCGTCGATGAGTCCATGCTGACCGGCGAGTCGTTGCCGGTGGCGAAGGGGCTCGGCGACGCCGTGGTCGGCGGCTGCATCAACGGCAACGGCGCCTTCACGCTGCGCGTCACCGCCGTCGGCGGCGACACCGTGCTTGCCGGCATTGTCAAGCTGGTCGACCATGCGCAGGGCGCCAAGCTGCCGGTACAGAAGCTGGCCGACCGCATCTCGGCGCGTTTCGTGCCAGCCGTCGGCGTCGTCGCCGGACTGACTTTCGGCGGCTGGTTGCTGGCGGGACATCCCGTCTCGCGCTCGCTGGCGCACGCCGTCGCCGTGCTGCTGATCGCCTGCCCCTGCGCGCTCGGGCTGGCGACGCCCACCGCGATCATGGTCGGCACCGGCCAGGCGGCGCGGCGCGGCATCTACATCCGCAACGGCGAGGCGCTGGAAACCGCCGCGAAGCTCACCACGCTGGTGTTCGACAAGACCGGCACCATCACCGAGGGCAAGCCGGTCGTCACCGATTTCGCCGCCGAGGGCGTGGATGCGGCGCGGCTGCTCGCGCTGGTCGCCGGCGTAGAGGACCACTCCGAGCACTTCCTCGCCCGCGCCATCGCGGCCTTCTGTCGTACGCGCGGCGTATCGCCCGCGCCGGTCGTCGGTTTCGAGGCCTGGCCGGGGCGCGGCGTGCGTGCGCGCGGCAAGGGCAAGAAGGGCGAGGAAATTCTCATCGGCAACGCCGCGCTGCTCGAAGCCGCCGGCATCGATTGTCGCGCCCAGCAGGCGCAGGCCCAGGTTTGGGCGGAGCAGGGCAAGACGCCCGTGTTCGTCGCCATCGACGGCACCAGCGTCGCGCTCTTCGCCATTGCCGATCGCCCGCGAGAAGGCGCGCGTGAGGCCATCGCGCTGCTGCATCGCCTGGGTCTGACCACGATCATGGCCACCGGCGACGTCGAGGCGACCGCCCGCCACATCGCGCGGGAGGTCGGCATCGACCCCGTCGGACAAGTGGTCGCCCGCGCCCAGCCCGCCGACAAGCTGGCGCTGATCCGCCGGTTGCAGGAAGAGGGGCACCGGGTCGGCATGATCGGCGACGGCATCAACGATGCGCCGGCGCTGGCGGCGGCCGACGTCGGCTTCGCCATCGGCGGCGGCGCCGACATCGCGGTGGAATCGGCCGACGTCACCCTGGTTGGCGGCGACATCGCCCGCGTGGCCGCCGGCATCGACCTCTCGCGCCGCACGATGGCGGTAATCCGGCAGAACCTGTTCTGGGCGCTCGGTTACAACACCGTTTCCATCCCCTTCGCCGCGGCCGGCCGCCTCAACCCGATGATCGCATCGGCGGCGATGGCGCTCTCATCGGTCTCGGTGGTCACGAACTCGCTGCGGCTGCAAAGGTAG